In Myxocyprinus asiaticus isolate MX2 ecotype Aquarium Trade chromosome 8, UBuf_Myxa_2, whole genome shotgun sequence, a single genomic region encodes these proteins:
- the LOC127445148 gene encoding sister chromatid cohesion protein PDS5 homolog A-like: MMEFPQQHQQQRPAADGKIIYPLGVKEITDKISNDEVVKRLKLVVKTYMDMDQDSEEEKQQYLALALHLASEFFLRNPNKDVRLLVACCLADIFRIYAPEAPYTSHDKLKEIFLFITRQLKGLEDTKSPQFNRYFYLLENLAWVKSYNICFELEDCNEIFIQLFKTLFSVINNSHNQKVQMHMLDLMSSIIMEGDGVTQELLDTILINLIPAHKNLNKQAYDLARTLLKRTVQSIETCIASFFNQVLVMGKSSVSDLSEHVFDLIQELFAIDPLLLVSVMPQLEFKLKSNDGEERLAVVKLLAKLFGAKDSELAIQNRPLWQCFLGRFNDIHVPVRLECVKFASHCLMNHPDLARDLTEYLKVRSHDPEEAIRHDVIVTIINAGKKNLNLVNDQLLGFVRERMLDKRWRVRKEAMMGLAQLYKKYCLHHEAGKESALKISWIKDKLLHIYYQNSIDDKLLVEKIFAQYMVPHSLDTEEKMKCLYYLYACLDTNAVKALNEMWKCQNMLRGLVRELLDLHKLPTSEANTTAMFGKLMTIAKNLPDAGKAQDFMKKFNQVLGEDEKLRLQLDLLISPTCSCKQAEQCVREITRKLTFPKQPTNPFLEMVKFLLERIAPVHIDSEAISALVKLLNKSIEGTADDEDEGVTPDTAIRAGLELLKVLSFTHPTSFHSAETYESLLQCLKMEDDKVAEAAIQIFRNTGQKIETELPQIRSTLIPVLHQKAKRGTPHQAKQAVHCIHAIFHNKEVQLAQIFEPLSRSLNADVPEQLITPLVSLGHISMLAPDQFASPMKSIVANFIVKDLLMNDRSVGNKNGRLWTADEEVSPEVLAKVQAIKLLVRWLMGMKNNLSKSANSTLRLLSAMLVSEGDLTEQKKISKSDMSRMRLAAGSAIMKLAQEPCYHDIITPEQFQLCGLVINDECYQVRQLFAQKLHVALVKLLLPLEYMAVFALCAKDPVKERRAHARQCLLKNISVRREYIKQNTMSHEKLLSLLPEYVVPYMIHLLAHDPDFTKPQDLEQIRDIKECLWFMLEVLMTKNENNSHSFLRKMVENIKQTKDAQAPDDPKANEKLYIVCDVALFVIANKSTSCHLDSPKDPVLPTKFFTPPDKDFVNDKEYLSPEAKTVLQTGKILQPPKQAGVLGAVNKPLTVTVRRPLPKITTSDAGSNASANSQPSSPATNKNRDVKSESSETGARENEENPVITKAGGVKKDEAAQTSGKKRAAPGSDGTENSVSMNPSAGSQPPPSKPRRGRPPKIPAGVATPNKEAGATKGGGAGRGRKRAAPAQDPASTTSADPISGKTPKLQKAVPQRQIDLQR, from the exons CTGGTGGTGAAGACGTATATGGACATGGATCAGGACTCGGAGGAGGAAAAGCAGCAGTATTTGGCTCTAGCTCTTCACTTGGCTTCTGAGTTCTTCCTGCGAAACCCCAACAAGGATGTGCGGTTGCTTGTGGCCTGCTGTCTCGCTGACATCTTCAGGATCTACGCTCCAGAGGCTCCGTACACCTCACATGATAAACTTAAG GAAATTTTTCTCTTTATTACACGGCAGTTGAAGGGATTAGAGGACACTAAGAGCCCTCAGTTCAACAGATACTTCTACTTGCTAGAG AACCTGGCATGGGTGAAGTCCTACAATATCTGTTTTGAATTGGAGGACTGTAATGAGATCTTCATCCAGCTCTTCAAAACCCTCTTTTCTGTCATCAA TAACAGCCATAATCAGAAGGTGCAGATGCACATGTTGGACCTGATGAGCTCCATCATAATGGAGGGAGATGGAGTGACACAGGAGCTGCTGGATACAATCCTCATCAACCTCATCCCTGCTCACAAA AACTTGAATAAGCAGGCCTATGACCTGGCCAGGACTCTTCTGAAGAGAACCGTTCAGAGCATTGAAACCTGCATCGCCTCG ttctttaaTCAGGTGTTGGTGATGGGGAAGTCCTCAGTGAGTGATCTGTCGGAGCATGTGTTTGACCTAATTCAGGAGCTCTTTGCTATTGACCCTTTGCTCCTCGTCTCTGTGATGCCACAACTTGAGTTCAAACTGAAG AGTAATGACGGAGAGGAGAGATTGGCTGTGGTGAAACTGTTGGCTAAACTCTTTGGAGCAAAGGACTCTGAACTGGCCATTCAGAATCGCCCACTCTGGCAATGTTTTCTAGGAAG GTTTAATGACATCCATGTTCCTGTGAGACTGGAATGCGTGAAGTTTGCTAGCCACTGCCTGATGAACCACCCAGACCTTGCCAGGGATCTTACAG aatatCTGAAGGTGAGATCACATGACCCAGAAGAGGCTATCAGGCATGATGTCATTGTGACCATCATCAACGCTGGGAAGAAAAACCTGAACCTGGTGAATGATCAACTGTTGGGTTTCGTCAGAGAAAGGATGCTGGACAAGAGG TGGCGTGTCCGCAAAGAAGCAATGATGGGTTTGGCCCAACTGTATAAAAAGTACTGTTTGCACCATGAGGCCGGGAAAGAGTCTGCTCTGAAAATCAGCTGGATCAAAGACAAACTCCTACACATCTACTACCAGAACAGCATAGATGACAA gttgcTGGTGGAGAAGATCTTTGCTCAGTACATGGTTCCTCACAGTCTGGACACTGAGGAGAAGATGAAGTGTCTGTACTACCTTTACGCCTGTCTGGACACCAACGCAGTCAA AGCACTGAATGAAATGTGGAAGTGTCAGAATATGCTGAGAGGCCTGGTTCGAGAACTGCTGGACCTACACAAACTGCCTACT TCTGAAGCAAACACCACAGCAATGTTTGGGAAGCTAATGACGATTGCTA aGAATCTACCAGATGCAGGAAAAGCTCAGGACTTCATGAAAAAGTTTAATCAGGTTCTGGGTGAAGATGAGAAGCTCCGTCTTCAGCTTGATCTGCTTATCAGCCCCACCTGCTCCTGCAAACAGGCTGAACAGTGTGTG AGGGAAATCACACGGAAGCTGACATTCCCCAAGCAGCCCACAAACCCATTCCTGGAGATGGTGAAATTCCTACTGGAAAGAATCGCACCTGTGCACATAGACTCTGAGGCCATCAG TGCCCTGGTTAAGCTGTTGAATAAATCAATCGAGGGTACtgctgatgatgaagatgagggaGTAACCCCTGATACTGCCATCCGTGCTGGACTTGAGCTACTCAAG GTTTTGTCATTTACACACCCCACTTCCTTCCACTCGGCTGAGACGTACGAGTCTCTGCTGCAGTGTCTGAAGATGGAGGATGATAAAGTGGCAGAAGCTGCAATACAGATCTTCAGAAACACAGGACAAAAGATTGAGACAGAACTGCCTCAGATTCGCTC gactCTTATTCCCGTTCTGCATCAGAAGGCAAAAAGAGGCACCCCCCACCAGGCCAAACAGGCTGTCCACTGCATCCATGCCATCTTCCACAACAAAGAGGTCCAGTTAGCTCAGATATTTGAg CCATTGTCTCGCAGTCTGAACGCAGACGTGCCTGAACAGCTGATCACTCCACTCGTGTCTCTTGGGCACATTTCCATGCTGGCCCCCGATCAGTTTGCATCACCCATGAAATCCATCGTAGCCAATTTTATTGTGAAGGACCTTCTGATGAATGACAGA tctgtgGGAAACAAGAATGGGCGGCTATGGACAGCTGATGAAGAGGTTTCCCCTGAAGTGCTAGCAAAG GTGCAGGCCATTAAACTATTGGTGCGTTGGTTGATGGGAATGAAGAATAATCTGTCTAAATCAGCTAACTCTACACTCAGACTCCTGTCAGCTATGCTGGTCAGTGAGGGAGACCTCACAGAGCAGAAAAAGATCAG TAAGTCTGACATGTCTCGGATGAGGCTCGCAGCAGGGAGTGCCATTATGAAACTGGCTCAGGAGCCCTGTTACCATGACATCATCACTCCAGAACAGTTCCAGCTATGTGGACTTGTCATTAAC GATGAGTGCTATCAGGTGCGACAGCTTTTTGCTCAGAAGTTGCATGTCGCTCTGGTGAAGTTACTGTTGCCACTGGAGTACATGGCTGTGTTTGCTTTGTGTGCTAAAGACCCAGTGAAAGAGCGACGCGCTCATGCCCGACAGTGCCTGCTCAAGAACATCAGTGTCCGCAGAGAGTACATCAAACAGAACACTATGTCCCATG AGAAGCTGCTATCTCTCCTGCCAGAATATGTGGTGCCATACATGATCCATCTTCTTGCGCATGATCCAGACTTCACCAAACCACAGGACCTTGAGCAGATCAGAGACATCAAAGA GTGTTTGTGGTTCATGCTGGAGGTGTTGATGACAAAGAACGAGAATAACAGTCACTCATTTCTGAGGAAGATGGTGGAgaacatcaaacaaacaaaagacgCTCAGGCCCCAGATGACCCCAAGGCAAATGAG AAACTTTACATAGTGTGTGACGTGGCATTGTTTGTGATTGCGAACAAAAGCACTTCCTGTCATCTGGACTCGCCAAAAGATCCTGTGCTACCTACCAAGTTCTTTACCCCTCCGGATAAG GACTTTGTCAACGATAAGGAATATCTGTCTCCAGAAGCCAAAACAGTTTTGCAGACTGGAAAAATCCTG CAACCGCCAAAGCAGGCAGGTGTGCTGGGAGCAGTGAACAAACCTTTAACGGTAACAGTTCGCCGGCCGTTACCTAAAATCACCACCTCCGACGCGGGGAGCAACGCAAGTGCCAACTCCCAGCCCAGCTCCCCTGCAACAAATAAGAACAG GGATGTGAAATCTGAGTCGTCAGAGACGGGAGCAAGGGAGAACGAAGAGAATCCAGTAATCACGAAAGCAGGAGGCGTAAAGAAG gaTGAGGCTGCTCAGACCAGCGGGAAGAAGCGTGCTGCTCCTGGAAGTGATGGCACAGAGAACAGTGTGTCCATGAACCCCTCGGCAGGATCACAACCCCCTCCCAGCAAACCTCGACGGGGTCGACCCCCTAAAATCCCTGCGGGTGTAGCCACGCCAAATAAAGAGGCTGGAGCTACGAAAGGGGGTGGGGCCGGACGTGGCCGGAAGAGAGCAGCACCTGCTCAGGATCCCGCCTCCACAACCTCAGCTGATCCAATCAGTGGCAAGACACCAAAACTGCAGAAAGCAGTGCCACAGAGACAGATTGACCTGCAAAG GTAA
- the LOC127445201 gene encoding ubiquitin-conjugating enzyme E2 K-like: MANIAVQRIKREFKEVLKSEETSKNQIKVDLVDENFTELKGEIAGPPDTPYEGGRYQLEIKIPETYPFNPPKVRFITKIWHPNISSVTGAICLDILKDQWAAAMTLRTVLLSLQALLAAAEPDDPQDAVVANQYKQNPEMFKQTARLWSHVYAGAPVSGPEYTRKIEKLCAMGFDKNAVIVALSSKSWDVETATEVLLSN; the protein is encoded by the exons ATGGCAAATATCGCTGTGCAGAGGATCAAGCGAGAGTTCAAAGAAGTGCTGAAAAGCGAAGAG ACaagtaaaaatcaaataaaggtagACCTAGTGGATGAAAACTTCACAGAGTTAAAGGGGGAAATCGCAGGACCACCAGACACGCCGTATGAAG GGGGCAGATATCAGCTTGAAATCAAGATCCCAGAGACGTATCCCTTTAATCCACCCAAG GTGCGGTTTATTACTAAGATCTGGCATCCCAATATAAGTTCAGTTACCGGGGCAAtatgtttggacattttaaaagACCAGTG GGCTGCTGCTATGACTCTGCGTACAGTTCTTCTCTCACTACAGGCTTTGTTAGCTGCAGCAGAGCCTGATGACCCTCAAGATGCTGTGGTCGCCAATCAG TATAAGCAGAATCCAgaaatgttcaaacaaacagcTCGTCTCTGGTCTCATGTTTACGCTGGCGCTCCTGTGTCCGGTCCCGAGTACACACGCAAAATAGAAAAACTTTGTGCAATGGGCTTTGACAAA AATGCAGTAATAGTAGCCTTGTCCTCAAAATCATGGGACGTGGAGACGGCGACAGAGGTGCTACTTAGCAACTGA